GCCCAGCCAACCATTCAGCTCTCCAGAGCTCCCGTTATGATGGACGGCCAAATGGCAGCGCGGCATATTGATTTGAGAGCCTTCGTCATCGCTGGAGAGAACATTCAAGTCATTCCCGGGGGCCTCACACGCGTCGCTCTGAAGGAAGGTTCGCTCGTGGTTAACTCCTCGCAAGGCGGGGGATGCAAAGATACGTGGGTCACTCATTCGTAGAGAAAAGATTGGAGGCAGGTAAGATATGGTGATGATGGGGCGAACGGCGGAAGCTTTATTCTGGATTGGCAGGTATACGGAAAGAACGGAGAATCATGCGAGATTAATTGATGTGTATTATCATATCCGCGAGGACAAAGAGGGCCAAGGTGGTCAGGCTTGGAGTCGTTTAATCGACACGATTGGTGATCGTGCTGTATTTACCGAACAATTCGGCAGCTTCACCGAACAGCATGTTCTTCAGTACATTACACTGGATAAAAACAATGCGAATTCCTTGCTAGCTTGTACGAATCATGCCCGAGCCAATCTACGAAATATCCGCGAGAAAATGCCTGCCGAGCTATGGGACATCATGAACGGCTTGTATTTGTGGCTCAAAGAAAAAGAAGTGCGCGATATTACAAGCGATTCGCCGCATCTTTTCTATCGCTTTATTCGCGATACGTTGTCAATGTTTCAAGGGGCAGCCACTTCGGTCATGCCGCGTCAAAACGAATGGTATTTCGTAGAAGCTGGCCGATACCTCGAAAGAGCCGAAAATTTACTGCGTTTGCTCCAATCCCTCTGTCAGGATTACGCCAGAGAAGAAGGTTCATCCTATCCGCTAATGCTGTCTGTTCTGAAATCGGTAAGCGGCTATGAGTCCTACCGCAAAGAATATGCGGATACGGTTAATCTCAGCAATATCATTAAGTTCCTCATGCTCCAAGAAGCGTTCCCGCGCTCGATCAGCTTCTCTTTCCAAGCGTTGGAGCGTTCCTTGAAAGGCATTCAGCTGGATGAGCCTGATCTGAACAACGCCATTCACAAGATCGCCAAGCTAGCCGGGAAAGTGAGAGCTAACCTCGCTTGTATGGACGAAGATGATATCTTGTCCGGCAAGTTGGAAATGACGCTGCAAGCCCTTCGTGATTCGTGCAACCTGATGGGAATTCGGATGTCCAAAGTCTTTTTTCCCTCCCTGGAGGAGGTCATCGCATGAAGAAACTGGAGATAACGCATATCACACGCTACTCCTACACGGATACAGCGCAGGACAGTGTCAATGAAGTGCGTTTAACGCCACTCACGGATAACCGTCAAGCTTGTTACCACCACAGTATCGTGACAGAACCGGTTTCCGCTTTATTCACCTACTCGGATTTTTTTCACAATCGGGTTCATGCTTTTACCATCAATAAGCTTCATCGCGAGTTGACAATCAAAATGACATCAACGGTTGTCACCCATGATAATGATCATATACCGGTTGACAATCCATCTCCTTATGAAGAGAAGGCTATGCGGTTCAGCGATGCTTTCCAAAATGAACACGCGGAATATTTGCTTCCAACGAGTTATACGGGACTAACGAATGAGATCAAAGCTTATTCAGATGCCATACCGGATCAAAATGTGAGCCTCTACGCCTTACTGTGCCATATTTACACAACGATCAATAGAGATTTCACCTACGATCCCATGGCTACATCCGTACAGACTACTGTCGGAGAAATGCTGCAAAATAAGCGTGGTGTCTGCCAAGACTACTCCCACTTCATGATTGCAATTTGTCGCGATAAAGGGATTCCAGCACGTTATGTGAGCGGTTATCATTTTGTTGGCGATCTGCAAGGCGGCAGCGCTGATTTCACGCAAGCCTCTCACGCCTGGGTTGAATGCTTCATCCCGGGCTCCGGCTGGTTCGGTTTTGATCCTACCAATAACTGTGAAGTGAACTGGCGTTACATCAAATTGGGGCATGGCCGCGACTACAATGATATCGTTCCCGTCAAAGGCGTTTACCGCGGAGCTGGGCAACAGGATTTGGAAGTTATTGTGGACGTTAAACTGATTGGATAATCCTTGGTATGAACAGCAAACCAAAAAGGTTATCTCGAAAATGTCTCGTTTGAGCATTTTGTGAGATAACCTTTTATTAATTCATAGATATTATTTAATGAAATCAGACTTTTGGAGCAGCTTTTGTACAATCACAGCAACTTCAGCTCTCGTAATAAGGGCTTTCGGTGCTAACGCTTTGTCGCTTCTGCCCGTTACGATTCCAGCTTGCAAGCAATCAGCAATACTGTTTTGTGCCCAATTCGCTGCCTTATCGGCATCGAGATAAGGACGAAGTGCAGCATCTGCCGCTTGGGCAGACAGCTTAGCTTTCAATTCAGTCATTTTCATTGCTTTTGCGATGATGACCATAGCTTGTTCTCGGGTAATTTTGTCATTCGGATGGAACTCACCAGTATCAAAACCACTGATCAATTGAATCCCATAAGCTGTATTTATCGCGCTGCTGTACCAATCTGAAGCTTTTACGTCGGTAAAAGGAGCCGTTCCTTTTTCCAACTTAAGCCCCATGCCTCGAACAACAATAGCCGTAAACTCAGCACGGGTAATTTCTCGGTCAGGACTGAATAAACTTCCCCCAGTTCCTTCTATGACCATCCTTGATCCCATGTTGTTAACCGCATCTTTGGCCCAGTGATTTTCCATATCTGCGAATGCAATTGGATGCCAGATGACGGAATACGTACTGTTCGTCATGCTATTCACTTTCGCAAAGTAATTGCCGTCCATCTGAACAACCTTGGTTGGTACATGACGTACCGTTCCATCTGGATCAACAACAATTGCTGTAGTAATCTTATTCGGATCCACACCTTCTGGAATAGCAATCGTGCGTTCCACGAAAGCATTGAACTTCGACATTTCGATCGTTTCATTTCCATATATGCCTCTAACTGTAAAGTTAATGGATGGTGCAACAAGCGTAAAGGTTCCTTTTTCCGCTGCATTCTCAACAACTTTAGCCGCTTCAGCAGTCAGGGTCGCAATTTCGATCTGAACCTTAATGTCTCCCAAAGATAAGGCCTTTCCAAACTGCTCAGATATCGCAGCAATATTAATTTGCTCGGCAGGCAGCGTATAGGTTGCACCATCTGTTTTGATCGCCAGAACAGCCTGCTTGTTTTGCATATTTTTAATCAGTTGACCATTCATTTCACCAATAACAACATTGGATTGACCTACTATCGGAATGGTAATTAGGGTATGCTGACCTTCCTCAGCAAGCTTGCTTTCCACTTTGTTCTGGTCTAGCGATACGGTTGTTACGGTTTGCTCATCTCGCTTGGCAGCCGTTGCTGTTCCCAAATTTTCCACCTTGCCATTAACCAACACCTCTATACCTGTTGCCGCTGGCACTGATGTCGAAGTGCCGCCGCTGCCACTGCCGCTATCGCCGCTATTATTTTCTGATGGTGCGCTAGGAATGACTTCGCTAGATGCGGCTGAAGAGATGCTGCTGCCAACACGATTGATTGCCTTCACTGTAAATGTGTAAGCCTTCTGATTCGTCAAACCTGTAATTGTTATTGGACTTGCTGCTCCAGTCACCTTGATCCCATCAGGCAAACCGGTTACTTCATATGCAGTAATCTCATTGCCGCCATTGTCTGTCGGTGCCGCAAAAGTTATAGTTGCTTGCCCGTTGCCTGCGACAGCAGTCACACTGGTCGGCGCCCCTGCAACTTTGGCAGGAGTTGCGCTTACTTGATTAGAAGCAGCACTCAAACCTCCTACATTGCCTGCCTTCACAACAAAGAAGTAATTCGTGCCGTTTGTCAGGTTCTCCGCGATATAAGCGGCCGTAGTCACAGTTGTAAAAGAAGAACTGTTATATTGCCCATCAGCTGTCGCCATATAAACATTGTAATAAGTTGCTTCTGTTACAGAACTCCAATTTAATGCAACTTGACGATCTCCTCCGATAGCGACAAGATCTTTCGGATTGGCCGGAACACCTGGCAAGTTAACGACTTGCGTCACCGTAAACGCAACATTCGCCATATGGTCAGCTGATACAGTGACCGTAGTTGTATAGGTACCTGCCGCCAAACCGTCTTTGGCTTTGATCGTGAAATTTGTAGTTGGCGTGCCTGTTGTCAACGTTGTCAAAGCTGGTTCTGTCACTACGAAATCCTCACCAGTTAATGAGACTGCTAAGTGAATCAGGTCTCCTGTGCCATCGCGCGTAATCGTAATCGTTTTGGTCTCCTGTGACCCAGGAACATATCCGCTTATCAATACCGCAGCGGATTTAGCTGAAATCGGGTCAATCGTATAGGTTAGCGCGTTCACCGTTACCTTTACGACTGAGCTTATTGCCGTTGCCGTCTGATTGCCCGTCGCATTGCTGTCCGTGTTCGTCACTTTAGCATAGTAGTAGATAATCCCAGGCATTGCTGTTGGGACTGTCAATATTGCGTTGGTTTCACCGTTAAGAAGTGAACCGCCACTCGTGCTGTTGGTTGTATTGCTGTACCATTGATAACTCAATGCTGGGCTTCCACTTGCTGCTACTGTTAGCGTCGCAACACTGCCTTCATTCACTGTTTGGTCTATCGGCTGCGTTGTTATGCTTGGTACCGCCGCATTCGTCAGCGCATTCACTATTACCTTTGCTGCTGAACTCGTTGCCGTTGCTGTTTTGTTGCCTGTCGCACTGTTATCCGTGTTCGTCACCACAGCATAATAGTACGTTGTGCCAACGGTTGCTGTTGGAACTGTTAATGCTGCGTTGGTCTCACCGCTGAGCAGTGTACCGCCGCTCGCGCTGTTGGTTGTATTGCTGTACCATTGATAACTCAATGCTGGGCTTCCACTTGCTGCTACTGTTAGCGTCGTAACACTGCCTTCATTCACTGTTTGGTCTATCGGCTGCGTTGTTATGCTTGGTACCGCCGCATTCGTCAGCGCATTCACCGTTACCTTCGCTGCTGAACTTGTTGCCGTTGCTGTTTGATTTCCAGTTGTATTGGAATCCGTGTTCGTCACGACCGCATAATAGTACGTTGTGCCAGGCGCTGCTGTTGGGACTGTCATTGTTGCGTTCGTTTTTCCATTAAGCAATACACCACCACTCGTACTGTTAATGCTATTGCTATACCATTGATAGCTCAACGATGCACTACCCGTTGCTGCTACGTTTAGCGTCGTAACGCTGCCTTCATTCACTGTTTGATCTGTCGGTTGCGTAGTTATGCTTGGCGCTGCTGCATTAGTCAGCGCTTGATCAATCACAATATTGTTGATGCCATGCCAACTCAGGCCCGCTGAGTATAGAAACACTTTATCCACATTGTCAAAAGTCGAATCCAATACAACATTCTTGGAACGATACTCATCCACCAAATCATCTGCAAGAAAGGAAGTACTGGCAACTTCCACTCCATCACGATAGCCTTTTACATCGATCGAAATCGGGTTAGTTTCTCCGAAATTTGAGTAATAGAAACCATTGATCTGGAATTTGCCACCATCCGAAGACTTTATGGCCATCCCTTTCCAACCAGTATCATTTAATAACGGATCATAGGTAGTGAGCGCATTAAAAAGATCATGCATACTTGAATCTCCATGCACTAATTTATTGCTCATTTGAGTTCCAGAAGTATCACTAATATTATAAAATTCTAAATTAATGTTCGGAACATCCTCCGAAGAGCCTTCACCATCCTTCGCAACCCCATTGTTCCATGCACTGCTTTCCAAAGAAGAAAATGTCACAGTATAAGGATTAGGAGTAAACGCATAAGCAGCACCCCCTCCTTGTATGTTGAAGAAACCAGAAAAGGTCACCAAACTACTAAGGACAACTATCGAAACCTTTTCACGAAATTTTAACCTTCCTATAATATAAATCATTCCTTCCATCTATTATTTGTCAACTGATTCCTCACAACATTCGACATACTCCTACAAAAACCTCCTTATTATGACACTTGCATATGTTTTATTTATTTGCATCGCTACGATATAAATGATTTCCACAACCTCGCCTAGCCCCCATATTTAGTGTAGAATGATTCCGAAGATATATTACAACTAAGAGGTGTTCCAATGTCTATAAGCTTCACTTCATCCATCATAAATCGATTAAAAAAAGAGATTGCAGAGGATCAACAGCAAAGCATCGATGAACAGAAGAAGAAAGAAAAAGTAATGTCCAAAATGAATCAATTGCAAAGAGATATAAAACTAAGCAATTCAGCCAGCGATTTAAACAGCAAAATGTCCAGAATGAACAAAATGAAAGAAGAAATCAAACGTATTGACCTTTCTCAAGCTGCTTTAGCTAAACAATTAACGGCTAAGCATGCTGCGCTGCAAGAGCAAATTGCCAAAAATCAACAACAAGAGAAATAAAAACGGCCTCACGGAATATAATTTTTAGCCAAACCACAAAAAGACGGATTTCACACACAGATGAACAACGTGAAATGCGTCTTTTTGTGACGAAAAATTTCAAAAGAATCTCAGTAAATAAAAGGAATTCAAGTGCAAATGTGGAATAACTACATTAACGTATATGCTCGAAACGAAAAAGATAAACAAGGGAGGTTTTCTTATGAAATCAACAGGTATCGTTAGAAAAGTAGATGAGCTGGGACGCATCGTTCTGCCGATTGAACTCCGACGCACACTTCATATTGACATTGGCGACGCCATTGAGGTTTATGTCGATCCGGAACGAATAACACTTAAAAAGTACATGCCTGCCTGTGTGTTCTGTGGTAATTTCGAAAATATGACTTATTTCAAAGGGAAGCTGGTCTGTGGTTCCTGCGTTGATGAAATCGTTTAGTTCTTAAATCCCTACCCCAAAAAGGCACTACGTCGCACAGCTGAACGTTATCAGCTATGCGACTCAGTGCCTTTTCCCCATTCTATTTCACTTTGATATGAACTTGATCTGGGCGATAGACTGCCAGCAAATTCCCGTCTTTATCTGCCGCGAACATGACTGTACGCTCTGCTTCCAGTTCGAAGGCATAGCTCCGGCCAGTAACAGGATCTTTCACCTCAATTTCGGTATCTACGCTGAACTCCGATACGAAGATATATAAGGAACCTTTCGCAAAGCTGAGCTTCCGCCCATAAATACCAGGCAGCTGCCCGCCTTTAACCCAAGTGAGCTCAGCTTGCACACCAGCCTCTGCCAATGCGAAATTATACAACGCCTCAATGCATTCACTTCGATCATTCAGCTCAATCGGAAGAGGACACCAGATAAGTTTTCCTTTGCCCAGCTCATAGGTTTCAACGATCCCATGCTGGGAATTCCATGTACCGCTGTTTCCTTTTCCACCCGACAAAGCCACCTCTTTATTCAGCTGTGCAATGCGCGCACCACCGAAGGAAACCGGATGCACCTTGCCGCTTAGCACCATAGCTTCCTCACGCAGAACGTTGCTTAACACGGTGTCGCCGACAATCTCGGTCAATCGCGCCACGGGTGTCCAATATTCATTTAGCCCAAGTGGCCCTGTAAATAATAGAGTGCCTCCATTTGAACGCACATGTGCTGCAAGCTTTTCTAATGCAGCATCGCTGAAATTATGCGCACTTGGTACGATGATCAGTTTAGGATGAGCTTGAGCCAATGCGTCCAAATGATACTCGCCAAGTCCGCGGAAAGGCACATTCATCGAGTAGGCCAGCGTACGCGTGAGTTTGGACGTGGCATCGCCAGCTAATTTCCGCGTAGAGAAATCATTGGAATAAGGGAATACAGCTACCACTTCCTCCAGCTTTCGATCCACGAACAAGTCACGAATGCTGCCCATGAACGCGCCAAAGTCATAAGAGACATCTGCTTCCGGCTTCTCCGTCCCATCTGCCCGAAGCGCCCCGATATGGGATTCATTGATATTGTTCATGTAAAAGTTAATATTCCAAATCCATTGAACGGCTCCCGCTCCACCCGTTGCAAATGAATAGGCATATTTACGCTCAAGAATATTGCGCAGCTCGTGTTCGGAGCGTTTTGCGCGGCCATCTGCCGTTTCTACATACATGATCCCTGTTTCTTGAATCAAGCTTGGCTTATCTGGTGCTTTGGAGAAAATACCGTCCCAAACCAGTTGATCCATCAGCCACCACGTATGAACCGTCGTATAATCAACCGCATCTGCATAGAAAAATGGAGAAGGACGCTGAGCTCCTAAGCCTTCATCTTGTCCTACTGTCGCCAAATGCGCCGGATTAATACTGCGAATTGTGGCAATTAATTCATGTGCCCAACGATTGTGCATATCCATCGTAAACAGTGTGTAATCCAGCCACGGTGATCCCTTTTTCTCCAGTGTTTCAGTTGTGTTCATATTCATTTCAGCAACGTCCGGCAACCGCACACTTGCAAAATCCGGCAGTTCTTCCGTTGTCATGTTCCAGCGCTCTTGCAGCTTGCGGATATCAAGATGCCGAGTCTCGAGCCAGTTCACAAAAGCTTCCTGTTCGAAGCGGTCATGCGCCGACTGAGGACCGGCAAAAGGCTTGTTCGGATTAAACATGGACGGTTCATTGATTAGATCCCAGTGCACGTTCGTCGTGTTTTGATGTCTGGAAACGATCGAAGAGATGAAGCGTTTCTGCGCTTCAACGCTGCGCGGGTCCAGATAAGGGTTAACCCCTTCCCATAACTCTGGTGTGAAAGCAAAGAAGTTGAACGTCACTTCAATGTTATGTCTTTTGCAAGTCAGAATGAAAGCATCAATGGAACGCAGAACTTCTTCATAAGGATGCCCATCCACAAACATAACTTGACGCCAAGCCGACCATATTCCCGTACGCAGCAAATTAATTCCCGCTTTAACCATTTGCGCAATATCTCGATCCCATACGGATACGTTTGGCATGAATAAGAACTTGCGCGCCACATCGCTCGTCATATAAGTCATCCCTACAATCGGCAACGGACGTCCATCTTTCATAAAATAGTCGCGGTTACAAGACAGCGGTGTGCCCTCACGAAGCAGCTCCGCATCATAACCCCAGTAGCCTTGGTTAAAAATACGCGTTTCGCCCGTATTCGCAACCGCCGTACAAACAGCCGTATAATAGCCGGCTTCGATATCAACTGGAACATTTACCTTGTGATATGTAAGCTCCCGAGACGCCTTCATTTGGAAATCGGTTGTCCACACAGGCACGGGATCGCCGTCTTTCTTCACTTCAACAGTGAATGTCCAACCTGTATTCTCAAAGTTATCCCCGGCGCGATTCGCAAGAGTTTGCAATTGCACAGTCAGCGCTGCGCGATCACCTGGGTCATAGCACGCGTAGTTCGGTTTGAACCAGATTTCAGTCACACCTCTGGCTGTGAAGGCAGACAGCTCTTTCAGCAGCGTTGTTCCCCCCTGTGTCCAAAACAGATCATCAGTAACCAGATTTGCAAAAATCCAGCGACCGCCTGCGAAATCCCCCTTCGTATTTTCCAAAAGTACGATAGGTGCCGCAATCTCTCGTTCTTCACGTGAAATCCCTTTGAGAAGCGGGATCAGATGAGCATCCATGGGACCACTGGAACCGATTTGACCTGGGTTATCATCAGCACGTGTTACGTGAAGAACAAGACCAACCGTAGGCTGAACAGTCAGCAGTGATTCTTTGCCAGCAAGCAAAGCAAGCTCTGAATGTGCTGCATAACGAGCAATCGGTGACGGATCAACAGGCAGAACCTCATGGATTTGAAGCTGCTGATGATACGCTGTTTGTTCCGCCTCTATTTCCCAGTCAGATGCACCTGCATAAACGGGATTTCGGAAAGGCGCACTCCCCACATGAATAAGCCCTTTGCCCGCTCTCACATGCTTCATGATGGCTTGCCATGCCTTTTTAGGGAAATAACGTCCGTGGAGATGAACCAAATTCGCTGCGCCTTGGGCTAGCGCTTCTTCCAATTCATCCGCTGCTGCAATGCGGCCAAACTGTGTTAATTCCTCTAGATGATCGTTGTTCGGGCGAGTCCCTTCATAAGGAAACGACGGATCATAAAATATGATCGAATTATTCATATTCATCCTCCAACACGGATTTATTTTGTTATTCTTGTTAGGCTAACAATATTTATTGTGATCATACTGTAATCAATTTCTCTCTGTAGGTCAACTCATTTTCAATAAGAGATTCCAACCATCATTGACAATAGTTAATTAATATATAAAAATGTAATTTGTTAGTTTTGTTATGTTATTTCATTTCTAGTAAGAGGGTGTCTCGTTTGAGCAAAAAAATATCTATGCAGCAAATTGCCGACCGGCTCGGCATATCCAAATATACCGTCTCCCAAGCGTTATCCGGCAAATCGGGCGTAAGCGTTGAGAATCGGCTGCGTATTCAAGAGACTGCAAGGGCTATGGGCTACCTTATTCAGGGCAGAGCTCATGGCACAAACAAAGAAAGCACCCTGACAGATTCAGCAGAAATGGATCAAGCAGCTAGTTCCAAAGAAGTCAGCCCTTACATACTGGTTTGGATTCAAGCCATGTATCAGCAGGACAACCCTTTCTGGGGCAAAGTTCTCGCAGGCATTGCAACAGCTAGCAGTGAGCTGGGGTACGAGCATCTGATTGTTCCTGTCCTTAAGGGACATACGGATTCATTGCAGATTCCTTCCTACTTGGATCCTGCCTGCTGCGCTGGCCACTTGCTTGCTGGAACGTTTCCATCGCCTTCCGTTATTTCCCTGAAACAGACTGGCATTCCGCTAGTTTTAATTGATCACTTTGAACCCCTGGTCGATGTTGATTGTGTCCTGAACAATAATTTAGATGCTGGTAAAATGGCTTGTCAGCGGCTGCTTGCGGCGGGCTTGAAGCGATTAATATTCGTTGGCGACGATTCTTTCGCTGTCAGCTTTAAGGAGCGTTGGTGGGGATGCCGCCTGGCAATTGAAGACATTGCCGGTCCTGAGGAAACTTACTCCTTAAGGAGATGGCAGGTGCCTTATGGCCAGCCGCAGCTCGTCTCCTATCTAGAACGGAAAATAGCTGCATGGACCCCTGACAGCATGCCTGAAGGAATTATCTGTGCAAACGATCACTTAGCACTCGATCTGATTCCTATCCTCAAAGGCAAAGGAATTGATATACCGAGCCAAATCAAAATCGTCGCTTTCGACAACATTGAAGCTGCAGCCTACGCACAACCGCCGCTAAGCACAATTGAGCTTGCCAAAGAATCCTTAGGCATTCGCGCCGTTGAAACCCTGCTTTATCGAAGGAATCACCCTGGGAGGCAGTCGGAGAAAATCATTTTGTCATCGCGCTTCATTGCCCGAGATTCAGGTTAAATAACATTCAAACGCAAATAAGGCGTATAGATCAGCTCTTCAAAGAGCTCTATACGCCTCGCGAATGTGCAATCGGCTATAACCGAGAAAGAACAATGGAAACAAGGATACCCACTATAGCAATCCAAAACAAATAAGAGCGCAGTACCCGTGACAGGCTTTTGTCCTGCCGATCAATAACCGCTTTCTTTCGCGAGCTGCTGTCCTTCGTTTCCGAATCGAGCTCATCATTCACTTGCGAGCGCCAATTGATGAATTGAAAACCAATTCCGCTAACGACAACTGAAATCATCAGAAGAATTAGCGATCCCATAAATAATTTGTCCGATATGGACTGCATCATGTATCTAACCTTTCTGTCTTCACCTATACTCCTAACCAGTTCTCCTATTATACTTCAAATCCAGCTTCGAATACATATGGAAAAAGCTGCCCCAAGATCGGTTAGATCTATGGCGGCAGCCCCTTCGTTCAATACCTATTATAACGTTTTATCGCCCGGTTTCCAGTTCACTGGACAAAGTCCGCCAGCCTGCAGCGCTTGAAGCACTCGCAACGTTTCATCCACAGAACGTCCAACATTCATGTCCGTTATGACTTGGTAGCGAAGAACGCCTTCTGGATCGATAATGAACAGTCCACGGTGCGCAGCACCCGTTTCTTCGTCCAGAACACCATAATTGCGTGCTGTCTCTTTGGAAAAGTCACTGACCAATGGGAAATTCACAGGTCCGATCCCGTTTTGCTCCCTCGGTGTTTGTGTCCAAGCTCTGTGTGTATGAATGCTGTCAACAGAAGCACCTACAATTTCACAATCCAGCTCAGCAAACTGCGCGTAATTGTCACTAAAAGCCGTAATTTCAGTTGGGCATACGAAGGTGAAGTCAAAAGGCCAGAAGAAGAATATAAGCCATTTGCCGCGGTAATCCTCCAGCGTAATTTTCTCATCCAAAGTCTCCATATTTTTCGTCGACAAAAGTGAAAAGGAAGGAGCCGGCAGCCCTAATTTCGCGAATGGTTGTGTCGGTTGTAAGGTTAATTGTGTCATCGTATGATCTCCTCTTTCTATCTATTTATTGGGTTAGCTGAGATGAACTTGAGTTAGCTAGCGATTTCAGTCAATGCTTTTTTAAGTTTAGTGACGTTAAGGCCTAGAATTTTGTGCTCGCCAATGACCGTTACAGGCAAGGACATCAAGCCTAAATCATGCAGTTCTTGTCCATATTGATCGTTCAGATCGATATTTCTTTCTTCAAAAACAACCTGCTGATCGTTCAAATACTTCTTCAATTGTTGGCAATAAGGGCAATTTGTACTGGAATAAACAATGACATTAGACATGGCTATTCATCTCCTAGTTATTTGTATTGCGGGATTAATTGCGCCCGCTTATTAATAAATTTATCAACAGCCATAGCGGCAATGGCGCCGTCTGCTGCTGCAACAACTGCTTGTTTCACAGGTGTGCGTCTGACTTCACCCGCTCCGAAGACGCCGGCAACGGATGATTGCATCGAGCTGTCCAAAATCATGAAGCCCTCCTCATCCAGCGGAACTTGATCCTGCAAGAAATCCGTGCCAGGTTTGCTCCCGGACAGGAAAACGAACACACCGTCGACTTCCAGCACTTCTTCGGTACCAGAGCTTGTACGAATTTTGAGTCCTTGCACATGCTTGTCTCCAAGCACTTCAAGCGGCTTCGTTTTGTACAGAATCTGTGTTCCCTTCAATTCAGGAACGTGGTGAACACCCTGCAGCTCAGGACGCGGCACAACAAAGTAAATTTGGCTTGCGAATTTACTCAACGCTTGCGCTTCTTCCAGCGCTTCCTCCGAATCACCGATGACCGCGACCGTCTTCCCCTCGAAAAAAGCTCCATCGCACGTCGCGCAGGTGCTTACGCCGCGTCCAAGCAAGCTTTCTTCACCAGGCAGCATGCGATTGCGACCTTTTGAGCCTGTTGCAATAATGATCGATTTGCCTTCATAAATCCCATCTGCCGTAAAGACAAACTTCGTTTCGTCTTCCACATCCACAGCCGTAATCGTCGTTTGAACGAATTCCGCTCCGAACCCTTTGGCTTGTTCGCGCATGGTATCTAACAAATCTTTGCCGGATAGCTCGCCGATGACTCCTGGATAATTCGCAATTTTATGCGTAATCGCCAGTGCTCCTGTGTTGGGTGCCTTGTCGATAACTAACGTTTTTAGATTCCCACGTGCTGTATAAATGGCAGCGGAAGCTCCTGCGGGTCCAGCACCAATAATAATGACATCATACATTGCGCGGATCTCCTTCCATGCATATGCTCGTAATTCGATTGATAATTCATCTCACATAATAATTATTATAAATAAAAATTAATGAAAGTCAATCCTTTTTAATAATTATTATAAATAAGGAGAGGAATCCACTAGGGGGGCAGTCAAAACAGTGTTCATACATTAATCGAACACCATCGCTTGTGCTCGATACCAGGTTTACAACACA
Above is a genomic segment from Paenibacillus sp. HWE-109 containing:
- a CDS encoding S-layer homology domain-containing protein — encoded protein: MHDLFNALTTYDPLLNDTGWKGMAIKSSDGGKFQINGFYYSNFGETNPISIDVKGYRDGVEVASTSFLADDLVDEYRSKNVVLDSTFDNVDKVFLYSAGLSWHGINNIVIDQALTNAAAPSITTQPTDQTVNEGSVTTLNVAATGSASLSYQWYSNSINSTSGGVLLNGKTNATMTVPTAAPGTTYYYAVVTNTDSNTTGNQTATATSSAAKVTVNALTNAAVPSITTQPIDQTVNEGSVTTLTVAASGSPALSYQWYSNTTNSASGGTLLSGETNAALTVPTATVGTTYYYAVVTNTDNSATGNKTATATSSAAKVIVNALTNAAVPSITTQPIDQTVNEGSVATLTVAASGSPALSYQWYSNTTNSTSGGSLLNGETNAILTVPTAMPGIIYYYAKVTNTDSNATGNQTATAISSVVKVTVNALTYTIDPISAKSAAVLISGYVPGSQETKTITITRDGTGDLIHLAVSLTGEDFVVTEPALTTLTTGTPTTNFTIKAKDGLAAGTYTTTVTVSADHMANVAFTVTQVVNLPGVPANPKDLVAIGGDRQVALNWSSVTEATYYNVYMATADGQYNSSSFTTVTTAAYIAENLTNGTNYFFVVKAGNVGGLSAASNQVSATPAKVAGAPTSVTAVAGNGQATITFAAPTDNGGNEITAYEVTGLPDGIKVTGAASPITITGLTNQKAYTFTVKAINRVGSSISSAASSEVIPSAPSENNSGDSGSGSGGTSTSVPAATGIEVLVNGKVENLGTATAAKRDEQTVTTVSLDQNKVESKLAEEGQHTLITIPIVGQSNVVIGEMNGQLIKNMQNKQAVLAIKTDGATYTLPAEQINIAAISEQFGKALSLGDIKVQIEIATLTAEAAKVVENAAEKGTFTLVAPSINFTVRGIYGNETIEMSKFNAFVERTIAIPEGVDPNKITTAIVVDPDGTVRHVPTKVVQMDGNYFAKVNSMTNSTYSVIWHPIAFADMENHWAKDAVNNMGSRMVIEGTGGSLFSPDREITRAEFTAIVVRGMGLKLEKGTAPFTDVKASDWYSSAINTAYGIQLISGFDTGEFHPNDKITREQAMVIIAKAMKMTELKAKLSAQAADAALRPYLDADKAANWAQNSIADCLQAGIVTGRSDKALAPKALITRAEVAVIVQKLLQKSDFIK
- a CDS encoding transglutaminase family protein → MKKLEITHITRYSYTDTAQDSVNEVRLTPLTDNRQACYHHSIVTEPVSALFTYSDFFHNRVHAFTINKLHRELTIKMTSTVVTHDNDHIPVDNPSPYEEKAMRFSDAFQNEHAEYLLPTSYTGLTNEIKAYSDAIPDQNVSLYALLCHIYTTINRDFTYDPMATSVQTTVGEMLQNKRGVCQDYSHFMIAICRDKGIPARYVSGYHFVGDLQGGSADFTQASHAWVECFIPGSGWFGFDPTNNCEVNWRYIKLGHGRDYNDIVPVKGVYRGAGQQDLEVIVDVKLIG
- a CDS encoding alpha-E domain-containing protein → MVMMGRTAEALFWIGRYTERTENHARLIDVYYHIREDKEGQGGQAWSRLIDTIGDRAVFTEQFGSFTEQHVLQYITLDKNNANSLLACTNHARANLRNIREKMPAELWDIMNGLYLWLKEKEVRDITSDSPHLFYRFIRDTLSMFQGAATSVMPRQNEWYFVEAGRYLERAENLLRLLQSLCQDYAREEGSSYPLMLSVLKSVSGYESYRKEYADTVNLSNIIKFLMLQEAFPRSISFSFQALERSLKGIQLDEPDLNNAIHKIAKLAGKVRANLACMDEDDILSGKLEMTLQALRDSCNLMGIRMSKVFFPSLEEVIA
- a CDS encoding AbrB/MazE/SpoVT family DNA-binding domain-containing protein; this translates as MKSTGIVRKVDELGRIVLPIELRRTLHIDIGDAIEVYVDPERITLKKYMPACVFCGNFENMTYFKGKLVCGSCVDEIV